From one Trifolium pratense cultivar HEN17-A07 linkage group LG1, ARS_RC_1.1, whole genome shotgun sequence genomic stretch:
- the LOC123922685 gene encoding monothiol glutaredoxin-S10-like, with protein MMALSSVANTFTLPRFTFNNNSSSSSSISKIFTFSTPSPIINASSSISRPFTFPRAMSSSPSPSSSSPSFGSRLEETVKNTLSQNPVVVYSKSWCSYCSEVKSLFNKLGVQPLVIELDELGPQGPQLQKLLERITGQYTVPNVFIGGNHIGGCTDTLKLYRKGELETLLSEAVAKIKGS; from the exons ATGATGGCATTATCATCAGTGGCGAACACTTTCACTCTTCCTCGCTTTACCTTCAACAATaactcatcttcttcttcctccatcTCAAAAATCTTCACTTTCTCCACTCCTTCACCCATCATCAATGCATCTTCCTCAATATCACGCCCATTCACTTTCCCTCGAGCCATGTCTTCTTCTCCTTCTCCCTCTTCTTCTTCCCCCTCCTTTGGCTCTCGTCTCGAAGAAACCGTCAAAAACACCCTTTCTCAAAATCCTGTTGTCGTTTATTCCAAATCCTGGTGCTCCTATTGTTCCGAGGTTAAATCATTGTTCAACAAACTTGGTGTTCAACCTTTGGTCATCGAATTGGACGAATTGG gtccACAAGGTCCACAGTTGCAGAAATTATTGGAAAGAATCACTGGCCAATACACTGTCCCAAATGTCTTTATAG GTGGCAATCACATCGGTGGCTGTACAG ATACACTTAAGCTGTACAGGAAAGGAGAACTTGAAACTCTGCTATCAGAAGCTGTTGCTAAAATTAAGGGAAGCTAA